One genomic segment of Candidatus Eisenbacteria bacterium includes these proteins:
- the scpB gene encoding SMC-Scp complex subunit ScpB, whose amino-acid sequence MPTQKQIVEALLFASDSPVGLSTLVEVLEGPGPEETVALLQELERDLRDSDRGVVLVEIAGGYQLLSRRECAPWIERMLRSRRKVRLSRAGLETLAIIAYKQPITKVEVDSIRGVDSGGALHTLLERNLALIKGRSRAVGRPLLYATSPEFLSYMGINDLSDLPELKELGTVMEDRERAQEEIELISEPEVASTESAT is encoded by the coding sequence ATGCCGACCCAGAAGCAGATCGTGGAAGCGCTGCTCTTCGCGAGCGACTCGCCCGTGGGGCTCTCGACGTTGGTGGAAGTGCTCGAGGGGCCCGGGCCGGAGGAGACGGTCGCCTTACTCCAAGAATTGGAGCGCGACCTTCGCGATTCCGATCGCGGGGTCGTCCTCGTGGAGATCGCGGGCGGCTACCAGCTCCTCTCCCGAAGGGAGTGCGCGCCCTGGATCGAGCGGATGCTCCGGTCCCGCCGGAAGGTCCGCCTGTCGCGGGCGGGCCTCGAGACCCTCGCGATCATCGCGTACAAGCAGCCGATCACGAAGGTCGAGGTCGACTCGATTCGAGGGGTGGACTCGGGCGGCGCGCTCCACACGCTGCTCGAGCGGAATCTCGCGCTCATCAAAGGACGATCGAGGGCGGTCGGACGGCCGCTCCTCTACGCCACCTCGCCCGAGTTCCTCTCGTACATGGGAATCAACGATCTCTCGGACCTTCCCGAGCTCAAGGAGCTGGGGACCGTGATGGAGGACCGCGAGCGGGCGCAGGAGGAGATCGAGCTGATTTCCGAACCGGAGGTGGCCTCGACCGAGAGTGCGACTTAA
- a CDS encoding segregation/condensation protein A produces the protein MNETRNGAPVAESTPEGRSSIQVHIPVFDGPLDLLLHLIQQEQLEITDIPIAKITRQYLDTLELMRELDLEVAGEFLVMAATLMRIKSRMLLPPAIAEEEEEDPRAGLVRQLLEYSRFKEASQDLGRLETERRLHFERGAPAQLEDPEASELLPVSMFRLLDALKTVLSRQVPPIVHTVNAEPLSLEEAMGVIRGHLLERPRLLFAELLERFVTRIEKITAFLGLLELLKQGSIAAAQESLFGPIWIEWRGGAAPIPVALEEENA, from the coding sequence ATGAACGAAACGCGAAACGGCGCTCCGGTGGCGGAGTCGACGCCCGAGGGGCGATCCTCGATTCAGGTCCACATCCCGGTCTTCGATGGCCCTCTGGATCTCCTGCTCCATCTGATCCAGCAGGAGCAGCTCGAGATCACCGACATACCCATCGCCAAGATCACGCGGCAGTACCTCGACACGCTGGAGCTGATGCGCGAGCTCGACCTGGAGGTCGCCGGCGAGTTCCTGGTCATGGCCGCGACCTTGATGCGGATCAAGTCGCGCATGCTGCTCCCGCCGGCGATTGCCGAGGAGGAGGAGGAGGATCCGCGCGCGGGACTCGTCCGTCAGCTCCTCGAGTACAGCCGTTTCAAGGAGGCCTCCCAGGACCTGGGCCGGCTCGAGACCGAGCGCAGGCTCCACTTCGAGCGGGGCGCCCCGGCGCAGCTTGAGGATCCGGAAGCGAGCGAGCTTCTCCCCGTCAGCATGTTCCGCCTCCTCGACGCGCTCAAGACGGTGCTCTCGCGCCAGGTCCCTCCGATCGTCCACACGGTCAACGCCGAGCCGCTCAGCCTGGAGGAGGCGATGGGCGTCATACGGGGCCACCTCCTCGAGAGGCCGCGGCTCCTCTTCGCGGAGCTGCTCGAACGTTTCGTCACGCGCATCGAGAAGATCACCGCGTTCCTGGGCCTGCTCGAGCTGCTGAAGCAGGGGAGCATCGCGGCGGCCCAGGAGTCTCTCTTCGGACCGATCTGGATCGAATGGCGCGGCGGCGCCGCCCCAATTCCCGTTGCGTTGGAAGAGGAGAACGCCTGA